One genomic region from Listeria monocytogenes encodes:
- a CDS encoding histidine phosphatase family protein — translation MKKNIFKLLMALCAVLLIAGCGNSTSADKKETKETKEDGTVTFYVVRHGKTMLNTTDRVQGWSDAVLTPAGEEVVKSAGKGLKDVDFSAAYSSDSGRAIQTANLILKESDKSADKEVQTDQRFREFNFGSYEGDLNENMWTDIAKSQGKTLEEWQKAGISPKDFADSVAALDKTRVKEGENWPAEDYATIQARLKEGLTDVAKKESKNGDSNVLLVSHGLSIGALLDTIEPGYKLPAEGIKNASVTKITYKDGKFTIGDVNDLSYVEKGSK, via the coding sequence ATGAAGAAAAATATTTTTAAATTGTTGATGGCGTTATGCGCAGTACTATTAATTGCAGGTTGCGGTAACAGTACATCTGCAGACAAAAAAGAGACAAAAGAAACTAAAGAAGATGGCACTGTGACATTTTATGTAGTACGTCATGGTAAAACAATGCTAAACACAACTGACCGTGTACAAGGTTGGTCTGATGCGGTTCTTACTCCCGCTGGTGAAGAAGTTGTTAAAAGCGCTGGTAAAGGCTTAAAAGACGTTGATTTCTCTGCAGCATATAGCAGTGACAGTGGTCGTGCTATCCAAACTGCAAACTTAATTTTGAAAGAAAGCGATAAATCTGCTGATAAAGAAGTACAAACTGATCAACGTTTCCGTGAATTCAATTTTGGTTCTTATGAAGGCGATTTAAATGAAAATATGTGGACTGATATTGCGAAAAGCCAAGGTAAAACTTTAGAAGAATGGCAAAAAGCTGGTATCTCGCCAAAAGATTTTGCTGATAGTGTAGCAGCTCTTGATAAAACTCGTGTGAAAGAAGGCGAAAACTGGCCTGCTGAAGACTATGCAACTATCCAAGCTCGTCTAAAAGAAGGTTTAACAGATGTTGCTAAAAAAGAAAGCAAAAATGGCGATAGCAATGTATTACTAGTTTCTCACGGACTAAGCATCGGTGCGCTTCTTGATACTATTGAACCAGGATACAAACTGCCTGCAGAAGGTATCAAAAATGCAAGTGTAACAAAAATCACTTACAAAGATGGTAAATTCACTATTGGTGATGTAAATGACTTAAGCTATGTCGAAAAAGGTTCTAAATAA